The stretch of DNA AGGTGAATCAGACCTTACTCAGAATAGTAACTATAATTGCTACTCTTTTTTGCCTTATTGTTTTCATTATTCAACCACCAAAAAGGCTAAAGTTTCTCAATTAATGAGCTAAATTTACTCATACCTTGGAAGTTGAAAAATTTCTCTACACGGAGAGCCCGTATAAACGAAAAGCCTAACCCCACAACGATAAAAATTCTGATCTTTCAAACAGAGTTCTAATTTATGTAAAGTTCTATCCCTAAGAAGAGAAAAAATAATCTTTCCGCCTTTTATTTCTAAGGAATCCTTAGAAACAAGCTTTCCATTATCAAACGCCCAAACTTCAGGGAGAAACGAATTAACATAAAAAAATATCTTATATCTCTCTGATCTTACTTGCACTATTACGCTATCAACTCCAAAATCAGAAAGATTTGCGAAATTTTGGGTTGCCTTAAGCACTTCTCCCCTCCCAACACATCCAATACCCATATGGGTAAACTCTGGATTTAAAATATTCTTTCTATGATTAGGGCTATCCATCCAACCACTCATTATTAACTTTGCAAGAGAATCAGGATTCTCTTGCAGAAGTAAAGGAACTGCGCCTCCAATATTTTCTGCAACATTTTCACCTATCAAAAGAACTGGCAATCCAGAATTATATATCCGGTGTAAAGGAGTTTTATTAATCTCATCCGGTGAATTGTGGGATAAATATTTTCTCTTTACCATATCCTTAGAATGCTCTCTTGCAGCAAGCTTTAATCGTTTATCCAATTTAAGAATACCCAGCCCATTTTTTATTCGCTCTTCA from candidate division WOR-3 bacterium encodes:
- a CDS encoding CAP domain-containing protein produces the protein MIFLILFSASLTEVRIGKFQDTTAKFVSIYPEVEGIDTIETLLFNLTNEERIKNGLGILKLDKRLKLAAREHSKDMVKRKYLSHNSPDEINKTPLHRIYNSGLPVLLIGENVAENIGGAVPLLLQENPDSLAKLIMSGWMDSPNHRKNILNPEFTHMGIGCVGRGEVLKATQNFANLSDFGVDSVIVQVRSERYKIFFYVNSFLPEVWAFDNGKLVSKDSLEIKGGKIIFSLLRDRTLHKLELCLKDQNFYRCGVRLFVYTGSPCREIFQLPRYE